A single Flavobacteriales bacterium DNA region contains:
- a CDS encoding T9SS type A sorting domain-containing protein, producing MKEFYLNFIRANSYYVRKVVVFHLLVFLSFQSYAQYRCFGYDDDRNTMKEVDKLTGRDSLLYTFSGISSIECIAFATDTNIIYVGNDSEFGYYDISENSYYKLSGNLSGKGYIGTSLKTESLYPEGMYYDNTEKVMYAISRTGSLEPELLFKINPMDGSVIRNAFGTNKDFIEITKFSFNRVDDIAIHPTSGKMYGVLERLNQLIAIDKNTGNCTVIGTISISDVESLCFDNSGQLFALTGKSSSNKNAWIKINTSSASATLVGYTSMVDADGCDCQPEINSLPVEFVFINGKRLSDNVVMLNWATAGEIENNYFEIQRSENGQNFVDIGSVSGNGNSSRIIEYSFLDNTAFQSNLYYRIKQIDYNGNYEYTDVIAVSNTNNKGIVLSPNPANNLLNVTWDKTVKPIKIEIISVLGQVVWTSEGESIMEQTSVDVTNFDQGIYMVCVTENKREHFKRFVKFE from the coding sequence ATGAAAGAATTTTATCTTAATTTTATTCGAGCTAATTCTTATTATGTTCGAAAAGTAGTGGTATTCCATTTACTGGTTTTCTTATCCTTCCAATCTTATGCTCAGTATCGTTGTTTTGGATACGACGATGACAGAAATACAATGAAGGAAGTTGATAAACTAACGGGAAGAGACAGCCTGCTATATACATTTTCTGGCATATCAAGCATAGAATGTATTGCATTTGCCACCGATACAAATATTATTTATGTGGGAAATGACAGCGAGTTCGGTTATTATGACATATCTGAAAATTCCTATTACAAACTTTCAGGAAATTTATCAGGAAAAGGATATATAGGCACAAGTTTAAAAACGGAAAGTCTTTATCCAGAAGGCATGTATTATGATAACACTGAAAAAGTAATGTATGCTATCTCTCGAACCGGCTCACTTGAACCAGAATTGCTTTTTAAAATTAATCCAATGGATGGTAGCGTTATTAGAAATGCTTTTGGAACGAATAAAGATTTCATTGAAATAACAAAATTCAGTTTCAATCGGGTGGACGACATTGCAATACATCCCACAAGTGGCAAAATGTATGGAGTTTTAGAACGGTTAAATCAATTAATAGCAATCGATAAGAATACTGGAAATTGCACTGTTATTGGTACAATTTCAATTTCTGACGTAGAGTCTTTGTGTTTTGATAATTCAGGGCAACTATTCGCACTAACCGGAAAAAGTTCTTCAAACAAAAATGCCTGGATAAAAATTAACACTTCATCTGCTTCGGCTACCTTGGTTGGATATACCTCTATGGTTGACGCTGATGGTTGCGATTGTCAACCTGAAATAAATTCGCTTCCAGTTGAGTTTGTATTTATAAATGGAAAACGATTGTCGGACAATGTTGTAATGTTAAATTGGGCCACAGCAGGCGAAATTGAAAACAATTATTTTGAAATTCAACGTTCGGAAAATGGTCAAAATTTTGTGGACATAGGTTCAGTTTCGGGCAATGGAAATTCGAGCAGAATAATTGAATATAGCTTTCTGGATAATACTGCCTTTCAATCCAATCTTTACTATCGCATTAAGCAGATAGATTACAATGGAAACTATGAATACACTGATGTAATTGCGGTTTCAAATACTAATAATAAAGGAATTGTTTTATCCCCAAATCCTGCAAATAACCTATTGAATGTAACCTGGGACAAAACAGTAAAACCTATAAAAATTGAAATTATATCCGTTTTAGGACAGGTTGTTTGGACATCAGAGGGTGAAAGCATTATGGAACAAACTTCGGTGGATGTAACCAATTTCGATCAGGGAATCTACATGGTATGTGTTACCGAAAATAAACGAGAACATTTTAAAAGATTTGTAAAATTTGAATAA
- a CDS encoding glycosyltransferase — protein sequence MIRICSSLQKAGNSVELVGRTLPQSTSIAPQNFKQNRLNCRFLKGPLFYLEYNYRLLQYFIKTKPDVINSVDLDTVIAAYLYRFLTKFVWVFDAHEHFTEVPEVTDRKFVKWIWQQVEVLVFRNAQKFYTVSASISNLYHKKYKKEVEVVRNVPFLRSLDVVKPRSDFSERFIIYQGALNEGRCIEYYIKAMKHIDAHLWIVGEGDLSNELRILAAGEGVEQKVTFKGRVAPDELRHLTQLAYMGLNVLENRGLSYYYSLSNKCFDYVQAGLPSISSNFPEYQLLNAEFETMMLIEPTLENVILAINELLQNTSKYNQLKENCTPAALAWNWQREEQKLLAIYE from the coding sequence ATGATTCGAATATGTTCATCGTTGCAAAAAGCCGGAAATTCGGTAGAATTGGTCGGCCGAACCCTGCCCCAAAGTACATCTATTGCACCTCAAAATTTTAAGCAAAACCGCCTTAATTGTCGGTTTCTAAAAGGACCTTTGTTTTATTTGGAGTATAACTACCGATTGCTACAATATTTCATCAAAACTAAACCGGATGTCATAAATTCGGTGGACTTGGATACGGTAATAGCTGCCTATTTATATCGATTTTTGACCAAGTTTGTCTGGGTTTTTGATGCACACGAGCATTTTACGGAAGTGCCGGAGGTAACAGACAGGAAGTTTGTGAAATGGATTTGGCAACAAGTGGAGGTTTTGGTTTTCAGAAATGCCCAAAAATTTTATACGGTTAGTGCCTCAATATCAAATTTGTATCACAAAAAATATAAAAAGGAGGTAGAGGTGGTAAGAAATGTTCCTTTTTTGCGTTCTTTGGATGTCGTAAAACCTCGATCGGATTTTTCTGAAAGGTTTATTATTTATCAGGGTGCCTTAAACGAAGGGCGTTGCATTGAGTATTACATCAAGGCAATGAAACACATTGATGCCCATCTTTGGATAGTGGGAGAAGGAGATTTGAGCAACGAACTCCGAATTCTGGCTGCCGGAGAAGGTGTAGAGCAAAAGGTGACTTTTAAAGGAAGGGTGGCACCTGATGAATTGCGGCATTTGACACAATTGGCGTATATGGGTTTAAATGTTTTAGAAAATAGGGGGCTTAGTTATTATTACTCTTTGAGCAATAAATGCTTTGACTACGTTCAGGCCGGATTGCCCTCAATTAGCAGTAATTTTCCTGAGTATCAGTTGCTTAATGCAGAGTTTGAAACCATGATGTTGATTGAACCAACTTTAGAAAATGTTATTTTAGCCATAAACGAGCTACTGCAAAACACCTCCAAATACAACCAATTAAAAGAAAATTGCACACCTGCAGCGTTGGCTTGGAATTGGCAAAGGGAAGAACAAAAACTTTTAGCTATATATGAATAA
- a CDS encoding histidine kinase, whose protein sequence is MRYYLRLWVVLFTFFTSKGYSQIAYNFDLNAGFPSLNIYDICLDNNNVVWLASDNGVCSFNGYNVEKFSVENNDVLFIMHDNENRLWGVNSSAQPFYIKDGKTYDHHNTLWIPQKLSSIVAFMVVYNEKLYVGHGGNLMYLEGNVFKQIDLKLVNRSVCDMWVSDNNLYVVVNESLFKINSQNQVQELPEPNFLEMISKFEVGDSRIYMNESGIYLHKKSNQSSKQLMIFDDNISFSDAEIFRTQNEMFVFVNQKLYKYDFATEQLKVFFDEKTKVTNVVKDAFSNYWVTTFETGLFLIPSRFQNIKCIDKFDVSQKPAISFFKGKADIVGLNDGSFVLNNQLIKYNSRNRCLIRDYLEDEKGCYIASDGGLYRIDYQTKKTYMVINAAIKDLSKGDDGIFVATNHGVYHKALNDESHHFQLIYSRRVYCLSNNLNGLMLGSGLDGLIIYEHNQMKPVQNLDVLKNKPLMFMHLLPDNKLITVSNSNELNIVDIKTDKIIGHYMLDADFRINHVTYNKNQLIISSLKGILILTINADFSIKKNQIYFNDKIFNSNIRYLQVIDNDIYFINDIGIYVFQLKNIPEQQLVKPIVYAVKTPDSVYRNLDNLKLKSKYSEIVFTIFDPSYSYGNFLYKAENSSKDWFQLSTNTVRFHKPGVGKYSLFFAQSVGDKLSPTEGLGFLVVGPLHEYLWFQLIISIIILGLITYAFFRSYRLRMSEKHLQREVELIDANHKIISLQSQMNPHFLRNCMSSIQSLIYQGQRESANKYLNQFTSVIEQFIDHSKDSFVPLDVELKNIEDFVKLEQLRFPNKFEYQLILPSNVSTHHEIPTMFLQPLVENAIEHGLIRQNISHPMLQISLSEINQTLVIKVIDNGVGIDTSLISKSDSIALGNIKKKNRCHQQIGRNKCGIGYYQ, encoded by the coding sequence ATGAGATATTATTTAAGACTTTGGGTTGTATTATTTACCTTTTTTACTTCAAAAGGGTATAGCCAGATTGCCTATAACTTTGATTTGAATGCTGGTTTTCCGAGTTTAAACATCTACGACATTTGTTTGGATAATAACAATGTTGTTTGGTTGGCCTCCGATAATGGGGTTTGCTCTTTTAACGGTTACAACGTCGAGAAATTTTCTGTAGAAAATAACGATGTGTTGTTTATTATGCACGACAACGAAAACAGGCTTTGGGGTGTCAATTCTTCGGCTCAACCTTTTTATATTAAGGACGGAAAAACTTACGACCATCACAATACCCTATGGATACCCCAAAAGCTATCGTCTATTGTGGCTTTTATGGTGGTTTACAACGAAAAGCTATACGTGGGGCACGGTGGCAATTTAATGTATTTAGAAGGCAACGTTTTCAAACAAATTGATTTGAAATTGGTAAACAGATCTGTTTGCGACATGTGGGTATCTGACAACAATTTATATGTAGTTGTAAACGAGAGTCTTTTTAAAATTAATAGTCAAAATCAGGTTCAAGAACTTCCCGAACCAAATTTTTTGGAGATGATAAGTAAGTTTGAGGTTGGTGATTCTCGAATCTATATGAATGAATCCGGAATTTACCTCCATAAAAAGAGCAACCAATCATCGAAACAATTGATGATTTTTGACGACAATATTTCATTTAGCGATGCCGAAATATTCAGAACTCAAAATGAGATGTTTGTGTTTGTAAACCAAAAACTGTATAAATATGATTTTGCAACAGAACAACTGAAAGTGTTTTTCGATGAAAAAACGAAGGTAACCAACGTTGTTAAAGATGCCTTTTCCAACTATTGGGTTACTACATTCGAAACCGGACTATTCCTTATCCCATCAAGGTTTCAGAATATTAAGTGCATCGATAAATTTGATGTTTCTCAAAAACCCGCCATAAGTTTTTTTAAGGGTAAGGCCGATATTGTTGGGTTAAATGATGGATCATTTGTATTAAACAACCAGTTGATAAAATACAATTCGCGAAATAGGTGTCTTATACGAGATTATTTGGAGGATGAAAAAGGCTGCTATATAGCCAGCGATGGAGGATTGTACAGAATAGATTATCAAACAAAAAAAACATACATGGTAATCAATGCTGCCATCAAAGATTTATCAAAAGGGGATGACGGAATATTTGTGGCCACCAATCATGGAGTTTATCACAAAGCATTGAATGATGAGAGCCACCATTTTCAGCTCATTTATTCAAGGCGGGTCTATTGTTTGTCAAATAATTTAAACGGACTGATGCTGGGCAGCGGACTTGATGGGTTGATAATTTATGAACACAATCAAATGAAACCTGTGCAAAACCTGGATGTTTTAAAAAATAAGCCACTAATGTTTATGCACTTGTTGCCTGATAATAAACTAATTACCGTTTCGAATTCAAACGAGTTGAATATTGTAGATATAAAAACAGACAAAATAATTGGGCATTATATGTTGGATGCCGATTTTAGGATAAATCATGTTACCTATAATAAAAATCAACTAATAATCTCTTCACTGAAGGGAATTCTTATCCTGACCATTAATGCCGACTTCTCTATTAAAAAAAATCAAATCTATTTTAACGACAAGATTTTTAACTCAAACATTCGGTATTTGCAGGTAATAGACAATGATATTTATTTCATTAATGATATTGGTATTTATGTTTTTCAATTAAAAAATATACCAGAACAACAATTGGTAAAACCTATTGTTTATGCGGTAAAAACCCCTGATAGCGTCTATCGAAATTTGGACAATTTGAAACTCAAATCGAAATATTCCGAAATAGTTTTTACCATATTCGACCCAAGTTATTCTTATGGCAATTTTTTGTACAAAGCCGAAAATTCGTCAAAAGATTGGTTTCAATTATCTACCAATACCGTCCGATTTCACAAGCCTGGGGTGGGTAAATATTCGCTATTTTTTGCCCAATCAGTTGGTGATAAACTGTCTCCAACAGAAGGTTTAGGTTTTTTGGTTGTCGGGCCGCTGCATGAGTATCTTTGGTTTCAATTAATCATTTCTATCATTATTTTAGGCTTAATTACCTATGCATTTTTTAGATCGTATAGGCTTCGAATGTCTGAAAAGCATTTGCAAAGAGAAGTAGAGTTGATTGATGCCAATCATAAAATTATAAGTCTTCAATCTCAGATGAATCCACATTTCTTAAGAAACTGTATGAGTTCTATCCAATCCCTAATTTATCAAGGGCAAAGGGAGTCGGCCAACAAGTATCTCAATCAGTTTACCAGTGTTATTGAGCAATTCATTGATCACTCAAAAGACAGTTTTGTGCCGCTGGATGTGGAATTAAAAAACATTGAAGATTTTGTAAAATTGGAGCAACTCCGCTTCCCAAATAAGTTTGAGTATCAATTAATTTTGCCTTCAAACGTTTCTACACATCACGAAATTCCTACTATGTTTTTGCAGCCTTTGGTAGAAAATGCCATTGAGCATGGATTAATAAGGCAAAACATTTCTCATCCAATGTTGCAAATTTCGTTAAGCGAAATAAACCAAACTCTTGTCATAAAAGTGATTGATAATGGGGTTGGAATTGACACTTCGTTGATATCAAAATCTGACTCAATAGCTTTGGGGAATATCAAAAAAAAGAATAGATGCCATCAACAGATTGGAAGAAATAAGTGTGGAATTGGATATTACCAATAA
- a CDS encoding glycosyltransferase, producing the protein MNKRQKHIHVIAFDVPYPANYGGVIDIFYKLSALHENGIKVHLHCYQYGRPESAMLKSICYKVHYYQRKIFRNPIYNSKPYIVASRNTKALIENLLKDQYPILFEGLHSTYYLDDERLKNRYKIVRTHNVEHDYYKHLENVETNLFKKYFFKVESDRLRKYEKILKYADAIAAISPNDANYFDKKYGNTFQLPPFHVNQSVSIKQGRGNFILYHGNLSVGENNEAALFLLKNVLNDGKYPVIIAGNDPSKELEELVKSTSNVTLKSKITSEEINHLIADAQINVLFTNQATGIKLKLLNSLFMGRHCIANSKMIENTELEELCIEANKPNEFRKNIDYYWNIEISETEIEQRSKVLNIRFNNLANIDKLIHRVFAPNENMVDEMNQK; encoded by the coding sequence ATGAATAAGAGACAAAAACATATTCATGTAATTGCATTTGATGTGCCCTATCCGGCAAACTACGGCGGTGTTATTGATATTTTTTATAAACTTTCGGCATTGCACGAAAATGGGATAAAAGTGCATTTGCACTGCTATCAATACGGCCGCCCGGAAAGTGCCATGCTAAAATCTATTTGTTATAAAGTGCATTATTATCAGCGAAAGATTTTTAGAAACCCAATTTACAATTCAAAGCCCTATATAGTAGCCTCCCGCAATACAAAAGCATTGATAGAGAATTTGCTGAAAGACCAATATCCTATTTTGTTTGAAGGGTTGCACTCTACCTATTATTTGGATGACGAACGTTTGAAAAACCGATACAAAATAGTTAGAACGCACAATGTAGAACACGACTATTACAAACATTTGGAAAATGTAGAAACCAATCTTTTTAAGAAATACTTTTTTAAAGTTGAGTCTGACCGACTTCGTAAATACGAGAAAATTCTAAAATATGCTGATGCCATAGCGGCTATTTCGCCAAACGATGCAAACTATTTTGACAAAAAATATGGCAATACCTTTCAGTTACCTCCTTTTCATGTCAATCAATCCGTGAGCATAAAGCAGGGCAGGGGCAATTTTATCCTTTATCACGGCAATTTGTCGGTGGGCGAAAACAATGAAGCTGCACTTTTTTTGCTAAAAAATGTGTTGAACGATGGAAAATATCCGGTAATAATTGCAGGAAACGATCCTTCTAAAGAATTGGAGGAACTTGTAAAAAGTACTTCCAACGTTACTTTAAAGAGTAAAATTACCTCTGAAGAAATAAATCATTTGATAGCCGATGCACAAATAAATGTGTTGTTTACCAATCAGGCCACCGGAATAAAATTAAAACTGCTCAACTCGCTTTTTATGGGAAGGCATTGCATTGCCAACAGTAAAATGATTGAAAATACAGAACTGGAAGAGTTGTGCATTGAGGCCAATAAACCTAATGAGTTTAGGAAAAACATTGATTATTACTGGAATATTGAAATTTCTGAAACAGAAATAGAACAACGAAGCAAGGTCTTGAATATTCGGTTTAATAATTTAGCCAATATCGACAAACTCATTCATCGGGTTTTTGCACCCAATGAAAATATGGTTGATGAGATGAACCAGAAATAG
- a CDS encoding DUF2029 domain-containing protein — protein MKKYGTVIKRVLFALVLLVLLFEIIRDSQRQGDFMGYVNAGNAVLNQTPIYADYLNTWPPFFSIVSIPIAVLHNFNFLFVRVLWLVSIVVVWFFILKVSVKMLYKLNLVFKRNGSNDIELTDWRVFLPFILTFRFLIEEMQNIQINSFLLLICLYSIYFLLNKRPILSGILIGLAVSIKVYPIFLLLFFVWQRQFKSVVIGLITIGVSVGLCFLVFGFNTTIQYHSDWLTHKAMGQTIFNFKNQSAWPWLQAFFTHESRGLNIYYNIFDLGLERSKKVTMLLIAVASIYPLAKLFLPKKSAPIFSDFAFVLAATPILSPLAWKYYFVFLFPLILVLHKQLFSDETAKSVKYIYYVALSLLILSTEGLIGKTASDIAEIFGAVTIGTLLLLGIFLQFKSSQN, from the coding sequence ATGAAGAAATACGGAACGGTTATAAAAAGGGTATTGTTTGCCCTGGTACTTTTGGTGTTGCTTTTTGAAATTATTAGAGATAGCCAACGCCAGGGTGATTTTATGGGTTATGTAAATGCAGGAAACGCCGTGTTAAACCAAACCCCCATCTATGCTGATTATCTAAACACATGGCCACCATTTTTTTCAATTGTCAGCATACCAATTGCGGTTTTGCATAACTTCAATTTTCTGTTTGTCAGGGTTTTATGGTTGGTTTCCATCGTTGTGGTGTGGTTTTTTATTCTCAAGGTTTCTGTCAAGATGCTTTATAAATTGAATCTGGTTTTTAAAAGAAACGGAAGCAACGACATAGAACTAACTGATTGGAGGGTTTTTCTTCCTTTTATTTTGACTTTCCGATTTTTGATAGAAGAGATGCAAAACATTCAAATCAATAGTTTTTTGCTACTTATTTGTCTTTACTCCATTTATTTTTTGTTAAACAAACGACCCATATTAAGCGGAATATTGATTGGTTTGGCTGTTTCCATTAAAGTTTACCCCATATTTCTATTGCTGTTTTTTGTGTGGCAACGGCAGTTTAAATCGGTTGTAATTGGTCTAATAACCATCGGTGTGTCTGTGGGTTTATGCTTTCTTGTATTTGGTTTCAATACAACCATACAATATCATTCTGATTGGCTAACCCACAAGGCCATGGGTCAAACAATTTTTAATTTTAAAAACCAATCGGCTTGGCCGTGGTTGCAGGCTTTTTTTACCCACGAATCAAGAGGTTTGAACATCTACTACAATATTTTTGACCTTGGTTTAGAAAGGTCAAAAAAAGTAACCATGCTTCTAATTGCCGTGGCATCTATTTATCCTTTGGCAAAGTTGTTTTTACCTAAAAAATCAGCACCAATATTTTCTGATTTTGCCTTCGTTTTGGCGGCCACACCCATTTTATCTCCTTTGGCATGGAAATATTACTTTGTATTTCTGTTTCCGTTAATCCTTGTTTTGCACAAACAACTATTTAGTGATGAGACTGCCAAAAGCGTCAAGTATATTTATTATGTCGCCTTGTCGTTGCTGATTCTTTCTACAGAAGGTTTGATAGGCAAAACAGCCAGTGACATTGCCGAAATATTTGGGGCTGTAACGATTGGAACTCTGTTGCTGCTGGGTATTTTTCTACAATTTAAAAGCTCACAAAATTGA
- a CDS encoding T9SS type A sorting domain-containing protein, protein MSLIGMSQCSPLAVNSYTCNTTFCENTSYCPGQTTWFTIALNGTATGVKIYDNSTGTGTPVATFTGSASFYSGYIPIPATSSNYYVFVLGAGGCQLSSSSLAYSFTINTRPTGKPSGLTATPDPVCSGSNITLSANTPPSGYSTKWSTAQICGMGSGIGGEYTGNTIDYTETNFTSFDVTKTMYAYYYDPSTQCRGEATAVSYTVKKDFMDCNGVSYSSTTVNTNTNITYNATGVAPAGSTYFWDFGSDATPQTSTSSSGSVKWSTAGAKNVTLTVTYNGCSEECPQVINVVQACPTAVITAPTSNCLSLATSITAVYQGTGVTYTWNFGSGASPTTASGIGPHNVTYSTTGTKTISLTTSKSGCSNSNATKSISIGSNFSTPTITGPTTAYAGVSETFSVNTVTGASYTWLPDGGSITGSGNSVGISWPNSGDYVIEAKVNNGYCEKSDTHNISIFNAPCYPSFTKIGNLTLGTNMNGYTFTDGAGTTATFGRSAAASGNSFHNLGGTLNFPRGGDTCVKWSKFANMTWDSAWIIFNGDVSNISFSIRDLDKNGSSYMDSVFVVMYAANGTKYNLDDFDYTAHPGVGLKGQVFYSITSNESYATNGCDIDISLKSGLMAKKVVIYRRNNGINASYALDIGISELDWCSINPLPVEFVYANGRRISENTVSINWATANEIENDRFVIERSENGTDFEEIGTVLGNGNSQQILEYSFLDNFAYQPNLFYRIKQIDFNGNFEYTDVITVSQSVSNEVVLFPNPADKVLNITWDKAIQTESIEIVSTHGQVIWSTDNSENLHHVSINLDDFGHGIYIVKITQKNGIAQFHRFIKSE, encoded by the coding sequence ATGTCGCTGATTGGAATGTCACAATGTTCTCCACTGGCAGTAAATAGTTACACGTGCAACACTACTTTCTGCGAAAATACGAGTTACTGTCCTGGCCAAACCACTTGGTTTACGATTGCTCTAAACGGCACCGCAACGGGGGTTAAAATATACGACAACAGTACCGGAACTGGTACGCCGGTTGCAACCTTTACAGGAAGTGCTTCTTTTTATAGTGGCTATATTCCAATTCCTGCCACCAGTTCTAATTATTATGTATTTGTATTGGGTGCGGGAGGTTGTCAATTATCATCATCTTCTTTGGCTTATAGTTTTACCATTAATACTCGACCCACAGGAAAACCTTCTGGATTAACGGCTACACCAGATCCGGTTTGCAGTGGCAGTAATATTACTTTAAGTGCAAATACTCCTCCATCTGGTTATAGTACAAAATGGTCAACTGCCCAAATTTGCGGAATGGGAAGTGGCATTGGTGGCGAATACACAGGAAATACCATTGATTATACAGAAACAAACTTTACCAGTTTCGACGTAACCAAAACGATGTATGCCTATTACTATGACCCTTCTACACAATGTCGTGGTGAAGCCACAGCCGTGAGTTATACTGTTAAAAAGGATTTTATGGACTGTAATGGTGTATCCTATTCAAGCACAACGGTAAACACTAATACCAACATTACATACAACGCCACCGGAGTGGCACCTGCCGGTTCTACCTATTTTTGGGATTTTGGCTCGGATGCTACTCCTCAAACCAGCACTTCTTCAAGTGGCAGTGTTAAATGGTCAACTGCTGGGGCAAAAAATGTTACACTTACAGTTACCTACAATGGTTGCAGCGAAGAGTGTCCTCAAGTAATAAACGTGGTGCAGGCATGTCCAACGGCGGTTATCACTGCCCCAACATCAAACTGCCTTAGCCTTGCAACCTCTATTACTGCGGTTTATCAAGGCACTGGAGTGACTTATACCTGGAATTTTGGATCGGGTGCAAGCCCTACAACGGCTTCTGGTATCGGCCCTCATAATGTAACTTATTCAACTACTGGAACAAAAACCATTTCGTTAACTACATCCAAATCAGGGTGTTCTAATTCTAATGCAACAAAATCGATATCAATTGGAAGCAATTTTTCAACACCGACTATAACAGGTCCAACTACGGCTTATGCAGGTGTTTCAGAAACATTTAGTGTGAACACCGTAACGGGTGCATCATACACGTGGCTACCCGATGGTGGAAGCATTACCGGTTCCGGCAATTCTGTTGGTATTTCGTGGCCAAACTCAGGTGATTACGTAATTGAAGCCAAAGTAAACAATGGTTATTGTGAAAAAAGTGATACTCACAACATTTCTATTTTCAATGCCCCTTGCTATCCATCTTTTACCAAAATTGGAAATCTTACTTTGGGAACAAACATGAATGGTTATACATTTACGGATGGAGCCGGAACAACGGCTACATTTGGAAGAAGTGCCGCAGCATCAGGAAATAGTTTTCATAATCTTGGTGGCACATTAAATTTTCCTCGAGGTGGCGACACATGTGTTAAATGGTCAAAATTTGCCAATATGACATGGGACTCTGCATGGATAATTTTCAACGGTGATGTGTCAAATATTTCTTTTTCTATCAGAGATTTAGACAAAAACGGTAGCTCATATATGGATTCGGTTTTTGTGGTGATGTATGCCGCAAACGGCACAAAATACAATTTAGATGATTTTGATTATACCGCACACCCCGGAGTAGGTTTAAAAGGGCAAGTTTTTTATAGCATAACCAGCAACGAATCTTACGCTACCAATGGGTGCGATATAGACATTTCCTTGAAATCCGGTTTAATGGCAAAAAAAGTGGTTATCTATCGACGAAATAATGGCATCAATGCGAGCTATGCATTGGATATTGGTATATCTGAATTAGACTGGTGTTCTATCAACCCACTTCCGGTAGAATTTGTCTATGCCAACGGAAGAAGAATTAGCGAAAATACCGTGTCCATTAATTGGGCTACTGCCAACGAAATAGAAAACGACCGTTTTGTGATTGAGCGTTCAGAAAATGGAACTGATTTTGAAGAAATTGGTACTGTTTTAGGAAATGGCAATTCACAACAAATTCTTGAATATAGCTTCTTGGATAATTTTGCTTATCAACCCAACTTGTTCTATAGAATTAAGCAAATAGACTTTAATGGCAATTTTGAATATACCGATGTAATCACGGTTAGTCAATCAGTTAGTAATGAAGTTGTTTTATTCCCCAACCCTGCGGACAAGGTTTTGAACATAACTTGGGATAAGGCCATACAAACAGAGTCAATAGAAATAGTTTCGACTCATGGTCAGGTTATTTGGTCAACAGATAATTCAGAAAATCTTCACCATGTTTCAATAAATTTAGACGACTTCGGCCATGGCATTTATATAGTAAAAATTACACAAAAGAACGGAATCGCACAATTTCATCGATTTATAAAATCTGAATAA